In Deinococcus betulae, the sequence GGTAACGGCCGTGACATGGTGCAGGCCATGCGGAACAAGAGGGATCGTCGTCATGGTTCTATTCTAATCGTTTAATGTTGAGCGATTGTGATGGGCCAGCGATGAATAAGGCGGGTGCCCGCTAGAGGGGGCTGGCCCGCCTCAGCCCCCTAGCTCCTCGGTTCCTTCTCCCAGTCCGCAAAGGTCTTGCCCTCCGCTGCCAGCCGCTCCAGCAGGGGCGCAGGGGCCTTGCCGCCGTAGCGCTTCAGGTCGTCGACCACGCCTTGCAGCCCCTGCTCGCTGGCATAGTGCATGGGCCCACCCCGGTAGGCCGGAAAGCCATAGCCGTAGATATAAATCACGTCAATGTCACCGGCGCGCGCCGCAATACCCTCGTCCAGAATCCTGGCCCCCTCGTTGACCAGGGTGGCAGTCAGGCGGCGGGTAATTTCATCCTGGGTGAGTTCGCGCGGCGTCACGCCTTTCTCGGCGCGGTAGGCGTCAATCAGCGCCTGCACATCAGCATTTGGGCGGGGCCTGCGGTTCTCGTCGTAATCGTAGATACCGCCGCCCGTCTTCTGTCCTTTGCGCCCAGTTTTCACCACGCGGTCCAGCCAGCCGTCCGGCTCGGGTTCGCCGCGTTGCTGCGCCCGGTGGACGCGGATCGCGTGGCCGATGTCCAGCCCGGCCATATCGGTCATCTGAAACGGCCCCATCGGCAGGCCCAGGGCGTTCATGGCGGCGTCCACGTCACCTGGGGCCGCGCCTTCCTCGACCAGCTGGCGGGCTTCCTCACCGTAGCGGTGCACCATGCGGTTGCCCACAAAGCCGTCACACACGCCCACCACCACGCCCACCTTGCCGATCTGTTTAGCCACGGCCATGCTGGTCGCCAGCACCGAGTCGCTGGTCCTGTCCGCCCGCACGATTTCCACCAGTTTCATCACGTTGGCGGGGCTGAAAAAATGCAGTCCGATCACCTGCTGGGGGCGCGAGGTCACAGCCGCAATCTCGTTCACATCCAGCGTGCTGGTGTTCGTGGCCAGGATGGCGTCTGGCCCCGCAACCGCGTCCAGGCGCGTGAAGATGTCTTTCTTGACGGCCATACTCTCGAACACGGCTTCGATGATGAGGTCGGCGTCTTTCAGGTCTGCGAGGTCGAGGCTGGGGGTTAAGAGGCCCAGTCTCGTGTCCACATCCTCGGCGCTGATGCGGCCCTTTTTCGCGCTGCTCTCGTAGTTGCGGCGGATAAGGCCCAGGCCCCGGTCCAGCGCCTCCTGACCGGTTTCCACGATGGTCACGGGAATGCCCACGTTCAGGAAGTTCATGGCGATGCCGCCGCCCATCGTGCCCGCACCAATGACGCCCACCCGGCGGATAGTGGTGGTGGTGGTGTCTTTGGCCAGTCCGGGCACCCGGGCACTCTCGCGCTCGGCAAAGAAGATGTGGCGCAGCCCGCGCGACTGGGGCGACTCGCGCGCTTCCATAAACTTGACGGCCTCGGCCTGCCAGCCCTCCTGAAAGGGCCGGGTGGCGGCCAGTTCCGCGAGGTCAATGATGAGCGACGGCGAGAGCTGGCCTCTGTGGGTTCTTTTGATGGCTTCGCGGGCCGCTTGAAACGCCTCCGGAGTGACGTCAGGACTTGAATCCGTCAACGTGCGCTCACTGACCCGGGGCAGTGGGCGGATGGTGGCATGGGTGCGGGCGAACTCAACAGCGCCGGACAGCAAGTCACCAGCTATCAGCTCATCTACCAATCCAATGTCTTTTGCTTCTGCCGCGCCGATGAGGCTACCGGACAGCATCATGCTGAGCGCCTTAGCCACCCCCACCACGCGGGGCAGCCGCTGGGTCCCGCCCGCACCCGGCAGCACGCCCAGCTTCACCTCGGGCAGCCCCAGGCGGGCGCCCCCTACGGCCACGCGGTAGGTACAGGCCAGCGCCAGTTCCAGACCGCCGCCCAGCGCCGTGCCGTGCAGCGCGGCCACCGTGGGCTTGGGGAAGGCGTCCAGTTTTTCAACCGTGCCGCGCAGGTCGGGCGCCTGATCGCGCGGCAGATTGAAGGTCTTGATATCGGCGCCGGCCACAAAGGTGCGCCCACCGCCGATCAGAATCACGGCTTCAATGGTGTCGTCGACTGCCGCCGCGTCCAGACCGGCTTTCAGGCCTTCAGGCACGCCGGGCGAGAAGGCGTTCACGGGGGGGTTGTTGATGGTCAGAACGAGGACAGAGCCTTCACGGGTTTGCTCGACCAGTTGGGGGTTAGTCATGGTGGGGTGGCCTCCTTGGGTGGGGGCGGGGGAAGGGCTTGAGGTTGGCGGCCCCAGCTTTCCACGATTCGGAAAGGGGGTCAAACACGCGCGCGTTCACTATGTCCGTCCACGTTCATTCTGAGCGGAGTATGCTGCGCCGCATGACCGACACCATGCAGGCTATCCGGGTCGAGCGTCTTGGCCCTCCCGACGTGATGCAGCTTCAGGACGTGCCCGTGCCGCAGCCTGGCCCCGGTGAGGTGCGAATTGAGGTCGAGGCTGTGGGCATCAACTTTGCCGACGCCCTGGCCGTGGCCGGCGAATACCTGACGCGCACCCGCGTGCCCTACACACCGGGCATGGAGTTTGCGGGCCGTATCGAGTCGCTGGGTGAAGGGGTCAGCGGCGTGCAGCCAGGGCAGCGGGTGGCGGCGCTGGGCGGCAGCGGCGCCCTGGCCCGCTACGCCACCGTGAACGCGGCGGGCCTGATTCCCGTGCCCCAGAGCCTCAGCGGGGCGCAGGCCGCCGCCTTTCCGGTGTCGTACTTCACGGCCTACCACGGCCTGAAGACGCTGGGCCGCGGCCAGGCCGGGGATTGGGTGCTGGTGCAAGCCGCCGCCGGGGCGCTGGGCACCGCCAGCGTTCAGCTGGCCAAGGCCCTGGGACTGAACGTCGTGGCCCTGGCCAGTACCGAGGAAAAGCTGGACCTGGCCCGCCGCCTGGGTGCCGACGTGACGCTGCTGCAAGATGACCCTGAGCGCGTGCAGAAGGTCAGGGACGCCGCTGGCGGCAAGGGCGTACCGCTGATTCTGGAA encodes:
- a CDS encoding 3-hydroxyacyl-CoA dehydrogenase NAD-binding domain-containing protein, coding for MTNPQLVEQTREGSVLVLTINNPPVNAFSPGVPEGLKAGLDAAAVDDTIEAVILIGGGRTFVAGADIKTFNLPRDQAPDLRGTVEKLDAFPKPTVAALHGTALGGGLELALACTYRVAVGGARLGLPEVKLGVLPGAGGTQRLPRVVGVAKALSMMLSGSLIGAAEAKDIGLVDELIAGDLLSGAVEFARTHATIRPLPRVSERTLTDSSPDVTPEAFQAAREAIKRTHRGQLSPSLIIDLAELAATRPFQEGWQAEAVKFMEARESPQSRGLRHIFFAERESARVPGLAKDTTTTTIRRVGVIGAGTMGGGIAMNFLNVGIPVTIVETGQEALDRGLGLIRRNYESSAKKGRISAEDVDTRLGLLTPSLDLADLKDADLIIEAVFESMAVKKDIFTRLDAVAGPDAILATNTSTLDVNEIAAVTSRPQQVIGLHFFSPANVMKLVEIVRADRTSDSVLATSMAVAKQIGKVGVVVGVCDGFVGNRMVHRYGEEARQLVEEGAAPGDVDAAMNALGLPMGPFQMTDMAGLDIGHAIRVHRAQQRGEPEPDGWLDRVVKTGRKGQKTGGGIYDYDENRRPRPNADVQALIDAYRAEKGVTPRELTQDEITRRLTATLVNEGARILDEGIAARAGDIDVIYIYGYGFPAYRGGPMHYASEQGLQGVVDDLKRYGGKAPAPLLERLAAEGKTFADWEKEPRS
- a CDS encoding NADPH:quinone oxidoreductase family protein translates to MTDTMQAIRVERLGPPDVMQLQDVPVPQPGPGEVRIEVEAVGINFADALAVAGEYLTRTRVPYTPGMEFAGRIESLGEGVSGVQPGQRVAALGGSGALARYATVNAAGLIPVPQSLSGAQAAAFPVSYFTAYHGLKTLGRGQAGDWVLVQAAAGALGTASVQLAKALGLNVVALASTEEKLDLARRLGADVTLLQDDPERVQKVRDAAGGKGVPLILEVVGGARFQESLDMAASQGRIIVIGNASREQANLRPVELMKRNLTVTGLWLTSLMGDRQATAEAAQVLGELVASGQVVPQVGPTYPLSQSAQAFQDLLDRKTTGKVIIEPGQ